The Breoghania sp. genome has a segment encoding these proteins:
- the cydD gene encoding thiol reductant ABC exporter subunit CydD: MASITADRKRLNAFLKGFKKTAHRDLRLTLVCAMTTGLAVIAQAFLVARILNGLIFHDLPFSAVLPEFALLSGVVVVRAVAAWATDLFSFSAAATVMRALRGHLVEQVERIGPVGMADLKTGETVTAIADGVRAIEPYYSRYIPATVMAGLLPLAIFLVVLPLDWISAIIFVVTAPLIPVFMILIGEGAEKLNQRQWGRLQRMSGHLLDAVQGLATLKAFNAAKRMTGEVARVADAYRRDTMAVLRVAFLSSLVLEFFATVSIALVAVLVGFRLMWGQMDYFQGLFILLLAPEFYLPLRAMGTAYHARMEAVGAAEGIVALQDVPELAEPGGAEALADPARIEITFENVSLSFADERRALREVSFTVSAGEAVALVGPSGAGKSSLLNLLLGFVQPTDGRVLINGAALCDLDIKAWRGLVGYVAQRPRVFVGTLAANIAPGEAEPDRERMRAAIAQADLADVVARLPDGLDARIGEGGAGLSGGEAHRLALARAFYRNAPVIVLDEPTAHLDAESEARVQAAITRLLPGRTALMVAHRPATIAQASRVVRLEAGRLAVTAEGDDSARDDVDEEVSS, encoded by the coding sequence ATGGCTTCCATTACGGCTGATCGCAAACGCCTCAACGCCTTCCTGAAAGGCTTCAAGAAGACCGCGCATCGCGATCTTCGTCTGACACTGGTTTGCGCGATGACGACGGGGCTCGCCGTCATCGCGCAGGCCTTCCTGGTCGCCCGTATCCTCAACGGGCTGATTTTCCATGATCTTCCCTTTTCCGCCGTCCTGCCCGAATTCGCTCTTCTGAGCGGCGTTGTCGTGGTGCGCGCGGTGGCGGCCTGGGCGACAGATCTCTTTTCCTTTTCCGCCGCAGCAACCGTGATGCGCGCCTTGCGCGGGCATCTGGTTGAGCAGGTGGAGCGGATCGGTCCGGTCGGCATGGCGGACCTGAAGACGGGCGAGACCGTTACCGCGATCGCGGATGGGGTGCGGGCCATCGAGCCCTACTATTCGCGCTATATTCCCGCCACCGTCATGGCCGGGCTGCTGCCGCTGGCCATCTTTCTCGTGGTTCTTCCCCTCGACTGGATCTCCGCCATCATCTTTGTGGTGACGGCGCCGCTCATCCCGGTCTTCATGATCCTGATCGGGGAGGGCGCGGAGAAGCTCAACCAGCGCCAGTGGGGGCGGCTGCAGCGCATGTCGGGCCATCTTCTCGACGCGGTGCAGGGGCTCGCCACGCTGAAAGCCTTCAACGCCGCAAAACGCATGACGGGCGAGGTGGCGCGCGTTGCCGATGCCTATCGCCGCGACACGATGGCGGTGCTGCGCGTGGCATTCCTGTCATCGCTGGTGCTGGAGTTCTTCGCCACCGTATCCATCGCGCTCGTCGCGGTGCTGGTCGGCTTCCGGCTGATGTGGGGGCAGATGGATTATTTCCAGGGCCTTTTCATCCTGCTGCTGGCGCCGGAATTCTATCTGCCGCTGCGCGCCATGGGGACGGCCTATCACGCCCGCATGGAGGCGGTGGGGGCCGCGGAAGGCATCGTCGCGCTTCAGGATGTGCCCGAACTTGCCGAGCCCGGCGGGGCCGAGGCGCTTGCCGATCCGGCGCGGATCGAGATCACATTCGAGAATGTCAGCCTTTCCTTTGCCGATGAGCGGCGCGCGCTTCGCGAGGTGTCCTTTACGGTTTCGGCTGGGGAGGCGGTGGCGTTGGTGGGGCCTTCGGGGGCTGGAAAGTCGAGTCTTCTCAATCTGCTGCTGGGCTTCGTTCAACCAACGGATGGGCGCGTGCTGATCAATGGGGCCGCGCTTTGCGATCTCGATATCAAGGCATGGCGCGGGCTGGTGGGCTATGTCGCGCAACGCCCGCGCGTCTTTGTGGGAACGCTTGCCGCCAACATCGCGCCCGGTGAGGCAGAACCGGACCGCGAGCGGATGAGGGCGGCCATCGCGCAAGCTGATCTCGCCGACGTGGTGGCGCGTCTGCCGGACGGGCTCGATGCGCGCATCGGCGAGGGCGGGGCGGGGCTTTCCGGCGGCGAGGCGCACCGGCTTGCCCTGGCGCGCGCCTTTTACCGCAATGCGCCGGTGATCGTTCTCGATGAACCGACCGCGCATCTGGATGCGGAATCGGAAGCCCGCGTTCAGGCGGCGATCACCCGGCTCTTGCCGGGGCGCACCGCGCTGATGGTGGCGCATCGCCCCGCAACCATCGCCCAGGCCAGCCGCGTGGTGAGACTTGAGGCGGGACGTCTTGCGGTGACCGCCGAGGGCGATGACAGTGCCCGTGATGATGTGGACGAGGAGGTGTCGTCATGA
- the cydC gene encoding thiol reductant ABC exporter subunit CydC — MSDIARLLKLMRPQAGWMLLSIALSAIATLAHVALMATSGWFITAMAAAGIAGVSMNYFTPAGMIRAFAMVRTAGRYAERLMGHEATLKFVAKLRPWLFSRLEPLAPAALEDARSGDLLTRLRGDIDRLEFAFLRIIQPIVVAVIVLAAGIAFAARYEVAVAIIFALLALGAGVLVPLFIGAVSTPAARRVSANTAEFNSLLVDHLEGRAELDIYDPDHRHRGAVLATSEALIDDEQKIARLTGLASASVGLATHIGLIVVIGFGGASVAAGTLAGPDLVMLALLGLALFEAVGPLPLAMQSLPLVLASARRIFALADRPAPVEAPDTMTWAEGSEMGGGVVSVRVPDQGDLVFDRVSYTYPGATRPALSGISLTLSPGKRLAVVGPSGSGKSSLVSLALRYRAASHGSIRFGGLPAEACDLDTWRAKIAVLAQSDHLFSASIADNLRLADRNISREQMVEACKIAGILPFIEAQPQGFDTFVGALGAKVSGGEARRLGLARTLLKDAPVLILDEPTEGLDRQGEGEILQSVLEMTRDRAVLLIAHSRTCLEQMDEIVVLEDGGIAARGAPDAILPLLPATVDRLKA, encoded by the coding sequence ATGAGCGATATCGCCCGCCTCCTGAAACTGATGCGCCCGCAAGCGGGCTGGATGCTGCTTTCCATTGCGCTGTCTGCGATTGCGACGCTTGCCCATGTGGCGCTGATGGCGACCTCGGGCTGGTTCATCACCGCCATGGCTGCCGCAGGCATTGCGGGCGTCAGCATGAATTATTTCACGCCTGCCGGGATGATCCGGGCCTTCGCCATGGTGCGCACCGCCGGGCGTTATGCGGAACGGCTGATGGGCCATGAGGCGACGTTGAAATTCGTCGCGAAACTCAGGCCCTGGCTTTTCTCCAGGCTGGAGCCTCTGGCGCCTGCCGCGCTGGAAGATGCGCGCTCCGGTGACCTGCTGACCCGTCTTCGCGGCGATATCGACCGGCTGGAATTCGCCTTCCTGCGCATCATCCAGCCCATCGTGGTTGCGGTGATCGTGCTGGCGGCGGGCATTGCCTTTGCAGCGCGCTATGAAGTGGCGGTCGCCATCATCTTCGCGTTGCTGGCCTTGGGGGCGGGCGTGCTGGTGCCGCTCTTCATCGGGGCGGTGAGCACCCCGGCCGCGCGTCGTGTCAGTGCCAATACGGCTGAATTCAATTCCCTCCTGGTGGACCATCTGGAAGGCCGCGCGGAACTCGATATCTATGATCCCGATCACCGCCATCGCGGCGCGGTTCTTGCCACCAGCGAGGCGCTGATCGACGACGAGCAGAAGATCGCGCGTCTGACGGGGCTAGCCTCGGCAAGTGTCGGGCTTGCGACCCATATCGGGCTGATCGTGGTGATCGGTTTCGGCGGGGCCTCTGTTGCGGCGGGCACGCTTGCGGGCCCCGATCTGGTCATGCTGGCGCTATTGGGCCTAGCGCTTTTCGAGGCGGTGGGGCCGCTGCCGCTTGCCATGCAGAGCCTGCCACTGGTTCTGGCGTCGGCGCGGCGGATCTTTGCGCTTGCCGACAGGCCTGCACCAGTTGAGGCGCCCGATACGATGACATGGGCGGAGGGATCCGAAATGGGGGGCGGCGTTGTCAGCGTACGCGTGCCGGACCAGGGCGATCTCGTCTTCGACCGGGTGAGCTACACCTATCCGGGCGCGACTCGCCCCGCGCTTTCCGGGATCAGCCTGACGCTGTCACCGGGAAAACGGCTTGCGGTGGTCGGGCCAAGCGGTTCGGGCAAATCGAGCCTCGTTTCGCTTGCCCTGCGCTATCGTGCCGCATCTCATGGATCGATCCGGTTTGGCGGGCTGCCCGCCGAGGCGTGTGATCTCGATACTTGGCGCGCGAAGATTGCGGTTCTGGCGCAATCGGATCATCTGTTCTCAGCCAGCATTGCGGACAATCTTCGCCTTGCGGACCGGAATATCTCGCGCGAGCAGATGGTTGAAGCCTGCAAGATCGCCGGAATTCTGCCCTTCATCGAAGCGCAGCCACAGGGCTTTGACACATTCGTCGGGGCGCTGGGCGCGAAAGTCTCCGGCGGGGAGGCGCGCAGGCTCGGCCTGGCGCGCACACTCCTGAAGGACGCGCCCGTTCTGATCCTTGACGAGCCAACCGAAGGGCTCGACCGGCAGGGCGAAGGGGAAATTCTGCAAAGCGTGCTGGAAATGACGCGGGATCGCGCGGTACTTTTGATCGCCCATAGCAGAACTTGCCTTGAGCAGATGGACGAGATCGTTGTTCTGGAGGATGGGGGCATTGCAGCGCGCGGCGCGCCGGATGCCATTCTGCCGCTGCTGCCTGCAACGGTAGACCGGTTGAAAGCGTGA
- a CDS encoding Crp/Fnr family transcriptional regulator, producing the protein MRRLEVSEAWTGVADCRHCVIREAVLFAGLKEEDFSQLHRPIDQLVYPAGKTIYDAGDPASTLFTIRSGLVKLTQYLPDGTARIVRLLRKTDLLGLEAMIDAEYPHTATALRDTEVCRLPVDMVHKLSQSNSALFHELMARWHAAIGTADRWITEFSTGAARDRVVRLLLWLSEKEEGDRCELFGREDLGALLGLTTETASRTMADLKRKGYISEPRPNSFLCDVPNLKRLVGM; encoded by the coding sequence TTGCGGCGTCTTGAGGTTTCTGAAGCCTGGACCGGGGTCGCGGACTGTCGGCATTGCGTCATACGGGAAGCGGTTCTGTTCGCCGGGCTGAAGGAGGAGGATTTCTCCCAGCTGCACCGGCCGATCGATCAGCTCGTCTATCCGGCCGGCAAGACCATTTACGACGCCGGCGATCCGGCCTCCACGCTGTTCACGATCCGCAGCGGGCTGGTAAAGCTCACGCAATACCTTCCCGACGGGACCGCGCGCATCGTCCGCCTGTTGCGCAAGACCGATCTGCTCGGTCTGGAAGCGATGATCGATGCGGAATATCCCCACACCGCGACCGCTCTGCGGGATACGGAAGTGTGCCGCCTGCCGGTCGACATGGTGCACAAGCTTTCGCAGTCCAACAGTGCGCTGTTTCATGAATTGATGGCGCGCTGGCACGCAGCGATCGGCACGGCGGATCGCTGGATCACGGAGTTCTCGACCGGTGCGGCGCGCGACCGGGTCGTCCGGCTGCTGCTGTGGCTGTCTGAGAAAGAAGAGGGGGATCGGTGCGAGCTGTTCGGGCGCGAGGATCTCGGCGCGCTGCTGGGGCTCACCACCGAAACCGCCAGCCGCACGATGGCCGACCTGAAGCGCAAGGGTTACATCTCCGAACCGCGTCCCAACAGCTTTCTGTGCGACGTGCCCAACCTGAAACGGCTGGTCGGGATGTAG
- a CDS encoding molybdopterin-dependent oxidoreductase has protein sequence MLNRRQFVNLMASGAISATMLPHLARAASGVGGVTDGRVLANTCLGPLWLIKKDGQVVGVEMLEQLGLADPLLRAMPDRLYARDRVRAPMVRASFLKDREKADRTLRGSRDFVEVSWDDALKLVTDEITRIKETHGNASLHRGKSSWASNHAKVHRTEAMNQRFLNLIGGASTFFGNYSNQAVNEIITGVGWGATGMYSDFPGLLKNTELMVIWGANPMVTTRILSARKSTRYWFDLKDSDIETVVIDPVRSETVQHLGSQWMPVASNTDVALALGIMHTLLVEDIYDKEFVSTHAFGFDDFAAYLKGAEDGTEKTAEWAAEITGLAAEDIKALARKMVAKRTYIAGGWSIQRQHHGEQTPWALMALGCMIGQIGLPGGGVSFGMHYADGGYPKPDMPVLGGMSPGKNPVEGTFPIAAFADAFLNPGKELPYKDKSFTLPDVRLVYTSGGNQFTHHQDTNRLIKAFQQPETVIVQEPWWTPTAFFADIVLPASSDLERNDLGQVANLILAAKQVVAPQHKSRPDYEIFSELADRFGVRDAYTDGGKTDIDWAKQFYEDARGRSTSVEMPPFEEFWAGDGIIEFPEGKGDKVMLAEYREDPLLNPLGTSTGLIEITSPYIAKMNIPDCPAHPTWMEPVEWRKSEEAKDYPLHLVSAHSPHRLHSQMDNTIEGESYKVNGREPMTINTADAEARGLKTGDVARIFNARGQVLAAVVVSDDISAGNVLLHEGAWYDPQEPGVIGTLDKEGSANTLTRDLPLSSGYGQATIAETAIVQVEKFEGEVPDVTAHVGL, from the coding sequence ATGTTGAATCGCAGACAGTTTGTGAACCTGATGGCTTCCGGCGCCATCAGCGCGACGATGCTTCCGCATCTGGCGCGCGCGGCTTCCGGTGTCGGTGGCGTGACCGATGGGCGCGTCCTCGCCAACACCTGCCTCGGCCCTCTCTGGCTGATCAAGAAGGACGGTCAGGTCGTGGGCGTCGAGATGCTTGAACAGCTTGGCCTTGCCGATCCTCTCCTGCGCGCCATGCCGGACCGTCTTTATGCCCGTGACCGTGTGCGCGCGCCGATGGTGCGCGCCAGCTTCCTCAAGGATCGCGAGAAGGCCGACCGTACGCTGCGCGGCAGCCGCGACTTCGTGGAAGTCTCCTGGGATGACGCCCTGAAGCTCGTCACGGACGAAATCACCCGCATCAAGGAAACCCATGGCAATGCTTCGCTGCATCGCGGCAAGAGCTCCTGGGCGTCCAACCATGCCAAGGTGCATCGCACCGAAGCCATGAACCAGCGCTTCCTGAACCTGATCGGCGGCGCGTCCACCTTCTTTGGCAACTATTCCAACCAGGCGGTCAACGAGATCATCACCGGCGTCGGTTGGGGCGCGACGGGGATGTACAGCGATTTCCCCGGCCTGCTCAAGAACACCGAGTTGATGGTGATCTGGGGCGCCAACCCGATGGTCACGACGCGGATCCTGTCCGCGCGCAAGAGCACCCGCTACTGGTTCGACCTGAAGGACAGCGACATCGAGACGGTGGTCATCGATCCGGTCCGCAGTGAGACGGTGCAGCATCTCGGTTCCCAGTGGATGCCCGTCGCCTCCAACACCGACGTCGCGCTGGCGCTCGGCATCATGCACACGTTGCTGGTCGAAGACATCTACGACAAGGAGTTCGTCTCCACCCACGCCTTCGGCTTCGATGACTTTGCGGCCTATCTCAAGGGCGCGGAAGACGGCACCGAGAAGACCGCGGAATGGGCGGCCGAGATCACCGGCCTTGCGGCAGAGGACATCAAGGCGCTCGCGCGCAAGATGGTCGCCAAGCGCACCTATATCGCAGGCGGCTGGTCTATCCAGCGCCAGCACCACGGCGAGCAGACCCCCTGGGCGCTGATGGCGCTGGGCTGCATGATCGGCCAGATCGGCCTGCCCGGCGGCGGCGTGTCTTTCGGCATGCACTATGCCGATGGCGGCTACCCGAAGCCGGACATGCCCGTCCTGGGCGGCATGTCGCCGGGCAAGAACCCGGTTGAGGGCACCTTCCCGATCGCCGCCTTCGCCGACGCCTTCCTGAACCCGGGCAAGGAGCTACCCTACAAGGACAAGTCCTTCACCCTGCCCGACGTCCGACTGGTCTACACCTCCGGCGGCAACCAGTTCACGCACCATCAGGACACGAACCGCCTCATCAAGGCATTCCAGCAGCCTGAAACCGTGATCGTGCAGGAGCCCTGGTGGACCCCGACCGCCTTCTTCGCCGACATCGTCCTGCCCGCGTCGAGCGATCTGGAGCGCAACGATCTGGGTCAGGTGGCAAACCTCATCCTTGCCGCCAAGCAGGTCGTCGCCCCGCAGCACAAATCCCGTCCGGATTACGAGATCTTCTCCGAACTCGCCGACCGCTTTGGCGTCCGTGACGCCTATACCGATGGCGGCAAGACCGACATCGACTGGGCAAAGCAGTTCTACGAAGACGCACGCGGACGTTCGACCTCGGTCGAGATGCCTCCGTTCGAGGAGTTCTGGGCCGGTGACGGCATCATCGAGTTCCCCGAAGGCAAGGGCGACAAGGTGATGCTCGCAGAGTACCGCGAGGATCCGCTCCTGAACCCGCTGGGCACCTCCACAGGGCTGATCGAGATCACCTCGCCCTATATCGCGAAGATGAACATCCCGGACTGCCCGGCGCATCCGACCTGGATGGAACCGGTGGAATGGCGCAAGAGCGAAGAGGCAAAGGACTATCCGTTGCACCTCGTCTCCGCGCATTCGCCCCATCGCCTGCACTCGCAGATGGACAACACCATCGAAGGCGAGAGCTACAAGGTCAACGGACGTGAGCCGATGACGATCAACACCGCCGATGCCGAGGCGCGCGGCCTGAAGACGGGCGACGTTGCCCGCATCTTCAACGCGCGCGGTCAGGTGCTGGCAGCGGTGGTGGTCTCCGACGACATCTCCGCAGGCAACGTGCTGCTGCACGAAGGCGCCTGGTACGACCCGCAGGAGCCCGGCGTGATCGGCACCCTCGACAAGGAAGGTTCGGCCAACACGCTGACCCGCGACCTTCCGCTCTCCTCCGGCTACGGTCAGGCGACAATCGCCGAAACCGCCATTGTGCAGGTGGAGAAGTTTGAAGGCGAAGTGCCGGACGTCACGGCCCATGTCGGGCTGTGA
- a CDS encoding PAS domain S-box protein — MNHDEVARKLLEGLPDALVISDRAGKITFWNAGAERVFGFTESEALGCSLDIITPERLRERHWSGYERTMRTGRTQYGAGDLLSVPAIRKDGRAISVQFSITPFRDDKGEICALAAVMRDVTLDFEERKQLRKALREATS; from the coding sequence ATGAACCACGACGAAGTCGCGCGAAAACTGCTTGAGGGCCTGCCGGATGCGCTCGTCATTTCCGACCGTGCGGGCAAGATCACCTTCTGGAATGCGGGGGCGGAGCGGGTTTTCGGGTTCACCGAAAGCGAAGCCCTTGGTTGCTCTCTCGATATCATCACGCCGGAGCGGCTCAGGGAGCGGCATTGGTCGGGCTATGAGCGGACCATGCGGACGGGGCGCACGCAATACGGGGCCGGAGATCTGTTGTCCGTGCCCGCGATCCGCAAGGATGGACGCGCGATCTCGGTTCAGTTCTCGATCACACCGTTTCGCGATGACAAGGGAGAGATCTGCGCGTTGGCGGCGGTGATGCGTGACGTGACGCTGGATTTCGAGGAGCGCAAGCAATTGCGCAAGGCGCTGCGCGAGGCGACGTCGTGA
- a CDS encoding HutD family protein, with amino-acid sequence MQIMKAADHRRMPWKNGKGETAEIALFPEDAGLEDFGWRLSMASVSEPGAFSIFPGIDRVLAIVQGEGLRLLVEGREAIVTPEREAAAFAGDVDVTSDLLGGPVVDLNLMTRRGRFHGSMERVGGQERREIAGKGAATLVVLRAPCAVSSRDGSVPLARLDVVRVEDGEVLSFQPALAALDLLVVRIVENGEEAGKVLQSFTNS; translated from the coding sequence ATGCAAATCATGAAGGCGGCGGATCATCGCCGCATGCCGTGGAAAAACGGCAAGGGGGAGACTGCGGAAATCGCCCTCTTTCCCGAAGATGCGGGGCTGGAGGATTTCGGCTGGCGGCTTTCCATGGCGAGCGTGAGCGAGCCCGGCGCCTTCTCGATCTTCCCCGGCATCGATCGGGTGCTCGCCATCGTGCAAGGCGAAGGCTTGCGGCTCTTGGTCGAGGGGCGGGAGGCAATCGTCACGCCGGAACGCGAGGCTGCCGCTTTCGCCGGTGATGTCGACGTGACATCGGACCTTCTCGGTGGCCCGGTTGTCGATCTCAACCTGATGACCCGTCGCGGGCGCTTTCATGGGAGCATGGAGCGGGTCGGCGGGCAGGAGAGACGCGAGATCGCGGGCAAGGGGGCGGCAACCCTGGTCGTTTTGCGCGCGCCCTGCGCCGTTTCCTCACGCGACGGCTCGGTGCCCCTTGCCAGGCTTGATGTCGTGCGCGTGGAGGACGGAGAGGTCCTGTCGTTTCAGCCTGCGCTTGCAGCGCTGGATCTTCTTGTGGTCCGGATCGTGGAAAATGGCGAAGAGGCTGGAAAAGTCCTGCAATCCTTCACAAATTCCTAA
- a CDS encoding TonB-dependent receptor, with protein sequence MQKIIGTSLLAAGAVTLALTGTARAQVANTEKDGSVVLDSILVTAGRTPVEKEKSGRAFTVITGEDLAERNVRQVSDALRAVPGFSVSQLGATGGQTQIRVRGAEANHLLVMIDGIEVSETSTGEYDFGGLIVDNIDRIEVLRGPQSAFWGSNATAGVVNIITKGGIRNGFEATGTVEAGSDKSVFTSLGLRGGGEKYDISLAAALDNVGGFNVSDFGTHEDGARNGTLNAKVRVDLTDWMEFASTLRYVKRQADTDAQDFTFGSPTYGRVLDTDDETKMEELFGSVGLTATGLDGALTQKLRFSGSDTRRDNLESGAVTSATKGARLNGSYQATYAFDTPDFAAARHSFTGGYEWQRETFRPSHLQHGFSRDAHSFVAEYRGEFLDQFYLNGAVRHDLNDRFDDATTYSIAGAWQLHETGTRFHTSVGTGVTNPTFYELYGYTPSTFVGNPSLTPEKSLGWDVGVEQSFFDKRFVVDVTYFHQDLTDEIATVYQNIGGTFVSTPINREGKSLRQGVEVSATAEILDGLTANGSYTYTDATEQTVAGGARMVEVRRPRHSGALNLAYSFLDDKARVFGEAIFNGKMFDNSFVTGTSTRVSLDSYALFNVGANYKFNENYEVYGRVDNLFDTDYEEVFGYNTKGLTAYVGVKGRF encoded by the coding sequence ATGCAGAAGATCATTGGGACAAGTCTCCTGGCAGCGGGAGCGGTGACGCTCGCTCTGACGGGGACCGCCCGGGCGCAAGTCGCAAACACGGAAAAAGACGGCTCTGTCGTTCTTGATTCCATCCTCGTCACGGCGGGTCGCACGCCGGTGGAAAAGGAAAAGTCCGGTCGCGCCTTCACGGTCATCACAGGCGAAGATCTGGCGGAGCGCAATGTGCGCCAAGTCTCCGATGCGCTGCGCGCTGTTCCCGGCTTTTCGGTCTCGCAACTGGGCGCGACGGGTGGTCAGACCCAGATCCGCGTGCGCGGTGCGGAAGCCAACCACCTGCTCGTCATGATCGATGGCATCGAGGTCAGCGAGACCTCCACGGGCGAGTATGATTTCGGCGGCCTGATTGTCGACAATATCGATCGCATCGAGGTCCTGCGCGGGCCGCAGAGCGCCTTCTGGGGCTCCAACGCAACCGCCGGTGTCGTCAACATCATCACCAAGGGCGGCATCCGCAACGGTTTCGAGGCGACAGGCACGGTGGAAGCCGGATCGGACAAGTCTGTCTTTACGAGCCTTGGCCTTCGCGGCGGTGGCGAGAAATACGACATCTCGCTGGCGGCGGCGCTGGACAATGTCGGCGGCTTCAATGTCTCCGATTTCGGCACGCACGAAGATGGCGCGCGCAATGGCACGCTGAACGCCAAGGTCCGCGTGGATCTGACCGACTGGATGGAGTTCGCCTCCACGCTGCGCTACGTGAAACGTCAGGCAGACACGGACGCGCAGGACTTCACCTTCGGCAGCCCGACCTATGGTCGCGTGCTGGACACCGACGATGAAACCAAGATGGAAGAGCTTTTCGGCTCCGTCGGTCTTACCGCCACGGGTCTCGACGGCGCGTTGACCCAGAAGCTGCGCTTTTCCGGCTCCGACACCCGGCGCGACAATCTGGAAAGCGGAGCTGTCACCTCGGCCACCAAGGGCGCGCGTCTGAACGGCTCCTATCAGGCGACCTATGCCTTCGACACGCCCGATTTCGCCGCGGCACGTCACAGCTTCACCGGCGGCTACGAATGGCAGCGCGAAACCTTCCGCCCCTCGCATCTGCAGCATGGGTTTTCCCGTGACGCGCATTCCTTCGTAGCGGAATACCGGGGTGAATTCCTCGACCAGTTCTACCTGAACGGGGCCGTGCGCCACGATCTGAACGACCGTTTCGACGATGCGACGACCTACTCCATCGCGGGTGCATGGCAGCTGCACGAGACGGGCACCCGGTTCCACACCTCGGTGGGCACCGGTGTCACCAACCCGACCTTCTACGAGCTTTACGGCTACACCCCGTCGACCTTCGTCGGGAATCCCTCGCTGACGCCGGAAAAAAGCCTCGGGTGGGATGTGGGTGTCGAGCAGTCCTTCTTCGACAAGCGTTTCGTGGTCGATGTCACCTATTTCCATCAGGATCTGACGGACGAAATCGCCACCGTTTACCAGAATATCGGCGGAACCTTCGTCTCTACGCCCATCAACCGCGAGGGCAAGAGCCTGCGCCAGGGTGTGGAAGTGTCGGCAACGGCTGAAATTCTCGACGGCCTGACCGCGAACGGCTCCTACACCTATACCGATGCCACCGAACAGACGGTTGCCGGTGGAGCCCGGATGGTGGAAGTGCGTCGTCCCCGGCATTCCGGCGCGCTCAACCTTGCCTACAGCTTCCTTGACGACAAGGCGCGCGTCTTCGGTGAAGCGATCTTCAACGGCAAGATGTTCGACAACAGCTTCGTGACCGGCACGAGCACGCGCGTTTCGCTCGATTCCTATGCGCTCTTCAATGTCGGCGCGAACTACAAGTTCAACGAGAACTACGAGGTCTATGGGCGGGTCGATAATCTGTTCGATACGGATTATGAGGAAGTCTTTGGCTATAACACCAAGGGACTTACGGCCTATGTCGGTGTGAAGGGAAGGTTTTGA
- a CDS encoding ABC transporter substrate-binding protein, producing MIPLSSLKAGAVLAALALVCFLPAKLVRAQEEARPASLKPVPERVVSINVCTDQLAMLISAPGQLKSVSRFSRDPEMSAMTRQAQAYPLNHAQAEEVFLMRPDVVLASAYTSRTTVTLLRRLGFQVEEFQPATSFDDIRANIRRMGTLLGREARAEELVAQIDEDLAHTVGKPSGKRAALVFANSFTAGSGTLTQAIVEAAGLSNVAAETGVVGSARMPLESLIMANPDLVVSGVQGYRSPARANEIFLHPAYRELARRKGLVSIPSRYWVCGGPFTSQAVRILRAGADAPKALAGRQP from the coding sequence TTGATACCTCTTTCAAGCCTGAAAGCCGGGGCGGTTCTTGCCGCCCTGGCTCTTGTTTGTTTTCTGCCCGCGAAGCTGGTCCGGGCACAGGAAGAGGCGCGCCCGGCATCCTTGAAACCGGTGCCGGAACGTGTCGTCTCCATCAATGTCTGCACCGACCAGCTCGCCATGCTGATCAGCGCGCCCGGTCAGCTGAAATCCGTCTCCCGCTTTTCGCGCGATCCCGAAATGTCGGCGATGACCCGGCAGGCGCAGGCCTATCCGCTGAACCATGCGCAGGCGGAAGAGGTCTTCCTGATGCGGCCGGATGTGGTTCTGGCCAGCGCCTATACCTCGCGCACCACCGTCACCTTGCTGCGCAGGCTCGGCTTCCAGGTCGAGGAATTCCAGCCCGCCACCTCGTTTGACGATATCCGCGCCAATATCCGTCGCATGGGCACGCTTCTGGGCCGTGAGGCACGGGCGGAGGAGCTTGTCGCGCAGATTGATGAGGATCTGGCGCACACGGTGGGAAAACCCTCCGGAAAGCGCGCCGCCCTCGTTTTCGCAAACAGTTTCACCGCAGGCTCCGGTACCCTCACGCAGGCCATCGTGGAGGCCGCGGGGCTTTCCAACGTGGCGGCGGAAACCGGCGTTGTCGGCTCCGCGCGCATGCCGCTTGAAAGCCTGATCATGGCGAACCCCGATCTGGTCGTATCCGGCGTTCAGGGCTACCGCTCGCCCGCGCGCGCCAACGAGATCTTTCTCCACCCCGCCTACCGGGAACTGGCCCGGCGCAAGGGGCTCGTCTCCATTCCTTCGCGCTACTGGGTCTGCGGCGGGCCTTTTACCAGTCAGGCCGTTCGCATCCTGCGCGCCGGGGCTGATGCGCCAAAGGCCCTGGCAGGGCGTCAACCATGA